The Brevibacillus brevis genome contains a region encoding:
- a CDS encoding HD-GYP domain-containing protein, whose product MPLAPVDLSLIGQVLAADLYTEQGILLLGQNTTITPAHVILLQKQRVREVDIIQSLTEGTGEDVTSQLFQLEADSEIVAAYVQALDKTRLLFDELTVGGAPSLDHFSNIFFDVAEKSTKHLGLFRNLYVLEGADSYTYRHSINVGILCSLIARLMKWDEERVAFMGTAGFLHDIGKMRVPKEILLKPGKLSEEEFAIMKKHTVYGYEMIREMKGGSELLALCALLHHERLDGSGYPEQRKGDNIPIECQVLAVADMFDAICSDRVYKGRTSPFEAAQLLWKEACSGVLNVEIVAQFVRYIALLYVGAKARLSSGEEVEVILIHQDEPMRPLVRRMGEFLDLRHDRKLTIEKMIG is encoded by the coding sequence ATGCCTTTGGCACCTGTTGATCTCTCACTGATTGGGCAAGTATTAGCGGCTGATTTATACACGGAACAAGGAATTCTGCTGCTGGGACAAAATACGACGATCACGCCTGCCCATGTGATCCTATTGCAAAAGCAACGAGTCCGTGAGGTCGACATCATACAGAGTCTTACGGAGGGAACCGGTGAGGATGTTACTTCTCAACTTTTCCAACTAGAGGCAGATTCTGAGATCGTTGCTGCTTATGTACAAGCTCTCGACAAAACGAGACTACTCTTTGATGAACTGACAGTTGGCGGGGCACCGAGTCTTGATCATTTTTCCAACATCTTTTTTGATGTTGCAGAAAAATCGACGAAGCATTTGGGTTTGTTCCGGAACTTGTACGTACTGGAGGGCGCAGACAGCTATACATACCGGCATTCAATAAATGTAGGCATTCTCTGTTCGCTCATTGCTCGCTTGATGAAATGGGATGAAGAGCGAGTAGCATTCATGGGGACAGCTGGATTTTTGCATGACATTGGAAAAATGAGGGTACCCAAGGAAATATTGCTTAAGCCAGGCAAGCTAAGTGAAGAAGAATTTGCGATCATGAAGAAGCATACCGTCTACGGCTATGAAATGATCCGTGAGATGAAGGGTGGGTCTGAGCTGTTGGCATTGTGTGCCTTGCTGCATCACGAGCGACTCGACGGGTCTGGCTATCCGGAGCAAAGAAAAGGCGATAACATTCCGATCGAATGTCAGGTGCTCGCTGTTGCCGACATGTTTGATGCAATCTGCTCTGATCGGGTGTACAAAGGGAGGACGTCCCCATTTGAGGCGGCACAGCTCCTGTGGAAGGAAGCCTGTAGCGGGGTGCTGAACGTGGAGATCGTTGCGCAGTTTGTCCGCTACATTGCCTTGCTGTACGTAGGCGCGAAGGCGAGGTTGAGTAGCGGGGAAGAAGTCGAAGTGATTCTTATTCATCAGGAT
- a CDS encoding Mov34/MPN/PAD-1 family protein, producing the protein MTTLYITPKAWKQIEQAVRKKPSLETGGVMMGYPLGEDRWVVTYASEPGPNAIHQPHSIFFDDRHLNKLVRKLSRHRQWKYIGDWHSHTVKRLSPSKGDKRTIWAKASQSMYMSSSPLMLIVGLGKNDQINARGFILGNTLREVGKIELYDRQAQRQLGEKAP; encoded by the coding sequence ATGACGACGCTGTACATCACACCAAAAGCGTGGAAACAGATTGAGCAGGCCGTACGAAAAAAACCCTCGCTGGAAACAGGAGGGGTCATGATGGGATACCCACTTGGTGAGGATAGATGGGTCGTTACGTATGCAAGTGAACCAGGCCCAAATGCGATTCACCAGCCACATTCTATATTTTTCGATGATAGGCATCTCAATAAGCTCGTCCGCAAATTAAGCAGACATCGACAATGGAAATACATTGGTGATTGGCATAGCCATACGGTAAAGCGCCTATCTCCCAGCAAAGGTGATAAGAGAACCATTTGGGCAAAAGCGTCCCAATCCATGTACATGTCCTCCTCTCCCCTCATGCTGATCGTCGGACTAGGGAAAAACGATCAAATTAACGCAAGAGGATTCATCCTCGGAAATACTCTTCGCGAGGTTGGGAAGATTGAGCTGTATGATCGGCAAGCTCAGCGACAGCTCGGTGAAAAAGCTCCATAG
- a CDS encoding peptidoglycan D,D-transpeptidase FtsI family protein has translation MQLDRRIKRRHFLVLLSMSLLWLGLVVRLWWIQLGSPHRFSRHGVDLVKAAVKQRQQSIVLHSGRGDIVDRNGYAFTGEEHLALILFPLARGSLQGTDGLQRLAQITGESKERLSETMEKAKVPLLMREESGKLVMLTERQAEEINALAIPGVVALAVTERYRADEVAKHLIGFIHKNPGMVQKLYPDEWTSGKMNAESTLGASGLERSFDRFLQGVEPSILSYYVDGHGQPLRGLDIRYTKQSNQYYPLSLTTTLDAAIQRSMEAAADQVGLKEGSIVVLDVQTADVLAAVSRPTYDQTNVTGNTSDWKNRAFKQLPPGSVYKTVVTAAALAEGIVSPIDRFTCTGEYGKYQFSCWKKEGHGSVTLEEAYAQSCNIAIAHIAKMVGGEKLEEYAKKLGLTTPVGHVTPHLYKLKNFKQLDGEEPGRVFAEGVSRDDEGVLIQSAIGQRDVRITPLQAANMMVTILRGGQSSQVRLVKEIAYRNGQSFHTFPEQELSLDGIDYVTANKLRKMMRKVVTEGTGQMLMNSAWQVAGKSGTAQIGDANGNNHLWFLGYAPLEEPRYAICVVAENQPSWGKNQAMELFHRAVAELADHTAQSSQPREEYFRG, from the coding sequence ATGCAGCTGGATCGACGAATCAAAAGACGCCACTTTCTTGTATTGCTGTCCATGTCGTTGTTATGGCTCGGTTTGGTCGTGCGCTTGTGGTGGATTCAACTCGGATCGCCCCATCGGTTTTCTCGGCATGGCGTTGATTTGGTAAAGGCAGCAGTAAAGCAAAGACAGCAAAGCATCGTGTTGCATAGCGGGCGTGGCGACATCGTGGATCGAAATGGGTACGCTTTTACCGGAGAAGAGCATCTCGCCTTGATTTTGTTCCCGTTGGCGCGAGGGAGCCTGCAAGGAACAGATGGCTTGCAGCGATTGGCTCAAATAACCGGAGAATCCAAGGAACGGCTGTCGGAAACCATGGAAAAGGCAAAAGTACCACTGCTCATGCGAGAGGAGTCAGGCAAGCTGGTGATGCTCACCGAGCGGCAGGCCGAGGAAATCAATGCACTTGCCATCCCAGGAGTTGTGGCCTTGGCGGTGACAGAGCGATACCGCGCTGATGAAGTAGCCAAGCATCTGATTGGTTTTATCCATAAAAATCCCGGCATGGTGCAGAAGCTGTATCCAGATGAATGGACCAGCGGCAAAATGAATGCCGAGAGCACGCTGGGGGCATCAGGTCTGGAGCGAAGCTTTGACCGTTTTTTACAGGGAGTAGAGCCGTCTATCTTGTCCTATTATGTAGATGGCCACGGACAACCGCTCCGAGGGCTGGATATTCGCTACACGAAGCAGTCGAATCAATACTATCCGTTGTCATTAACGACTACCTTGGATGCAGCGATCCAACGAAGCATGGAGGCAGCAGCCGATCAAGTAGGTCTCAAAGAGGGCAGTATCGTCGTTTTGGACGTACAAACAGCCGATGTTCTTGCAGCTGTTAGCCGCCCTACTTATGATCAAACGAATGTTACGGGAAACACAAGTGACTGGAAAAATCGCGCGTTCAAACAACTCCCGCCTGGTTCTGTCTATAAAACAGTGGTAACAGCAGCAGCCTTGGCAGAAGGAATCGTTTCACCTATTGACCGTTTCACATGTACAGGAGAGTACGGGAAGTACCAATTCTCCTGCTGGAAAAAAGAAGGTCACGGCAGTGTGACACTGGAAGAAGCGTATGCCCAATCCTGCAACATTGCGATCGCACATATCGCCAAGATGGTGGGCGGAGAAAAGTTGGAGGAATATGCAAAAAAGCTGGGCTTGACCACTCCAGTGGGGCATGTTACCCCTCATCTGTATAAACTCAAAAACTTCAAGCAGCTGGATGGCGAAGAGCCGGGTAGAGTCTTTGCAGAGGGTGTATCCCGCGACGATGAAGGCGTCCTGATTCAAAGCGCCATCGGTCAGCGGGATGTACGGATTACCCCCTTGCAAGCAGCCAACATGATGGTAACGATTTTGCGTGGCGGTCAAAGCTCTCAGGTACGGCTGGTAAAAGAGATCGCATACCGAAATGGTCAGTCATTCCATACATTCCCAGAGCAGGAGCTCTCTTTGGACGGCATTGACTACGTCACAGCCAATAAATTGCGAAAAATGATGCGCAAAGTCGTCACAGAGGGAACAGGACAGATGCTCATGAATTCCGCTTGGCAGGTGGCAGGCAAAAGCGGGACTGCGCAAATCGGGGATGCGAATGGAAACAACCATCTGTGGTTCCTCGGATACGCTCCGTTAGAAGAGCCGCGGTACGCCATTTGTGTCGTGGCAGAAAATCAGCCGAGCTGGGGAAAAAACCAGGCTATGGAGCTTTTTCACCGAGCTGTCGCTGAGCTTGCCGATCATACAGCTCAATCTTCCCAACCTCGCGAAGAGTATTTCCGAGGATGA
- the udk gene encoding uridine kinase, translated as MGNPVLIGVAGGSGSGKTTVAKELYRQFQNDSVTMIEQDSYYKDQSHLSPEERALTNYDHPFAFDNDLLLAHLQELLQGKAIQKPIYDFKVHNRKPEQIQVDPKDVIILEGMLILEDERIRDLMDIKVFVDTDSDVRIVRRIVRDIEERGRSLDSVVTQYLNVVRPMHLQFIEPTKRYADVIIPEGGYNRVALDLLSTKISNILLEKQQFANQS; from the coding sequence ATGGGTAACCCCGTATTGATTGGGGTAGCGGGAGGCAGTGGTTCTGGAAAAACGACTGTAGCAAAGGAGCTGTACCGCCAGTTCCAAAATGATAGTGTAACGATGATTGAGCAGGATTCCTACTACAAGGATCAAAGCCATTTGAGCCCAGAAGAGCGGGCGTTGACGAACTACGACCATCCCTTCGCTTTTGACAACGATTTGTTGCTTGCGCATTTGCAGGAGCTGCTGCAAGGAAAAGCGATTCAAAAACCGATCTACGACTTCAAGGTCCATAACCGCAAGCCGGAGCAAATCCAGGTCGACCCGAAGGATGTCATCATTCTGGAAGGAATGCTGATTCTGGAGGATGAGCGGATTCGTGATTTGATGGATATCAAGGTATTCGTCGATACCGATTCGGACGTGCGTATTGTACGCCGAATCGTACGTGATATCGAAGAGCGCGGTCGTTCCCTCGATTCTGTCGTGACACAGTACTTAAACGTTGTTCGACCGATGCATTTGCAGTTTATTGAGCCGACCAAGCGATATGCAGACGTCATCATCCCAGAGGGCGGCTACAACCGAGTAGCATTGGATCTGTTATCTACCAAGATCAGCAATATTTTATTGGAGAAGCAACAATTCGCCAATCAATCATAA
- a CDS encoding O-methyltransferase translates to MITNPAIDDYVSSLVPERSLLLKRLEQEAAEENIPIVQLPSAQVMRMLLLLHRPKAILEVGTAIGYSTIWLAEAAPEARIVTMDIDEDRLVRARANIKEAGCADRVEILSRDATLGLPESYQFDCLFIDAAKGQYRVFLDLYLPLLREGGLVISDNVLFRGLVATPEEAGKRQRPMVDKLLSYNSHLMERPDLETTFIPVGDGLAISMKKK, encoded by the coding sequence ATGATTACCAATCCGGCAATTGACGACTACGTGTCAAGCCTGGTTCCCGAGCGTTCTTTGCTGCTCAAGCGACTGGAGCAGGAGGCGGCAGAGGAAAACATTCCGATTGTACAGCTCCCGTCCGCTCAAGTCATGCGGATGTTGTTATTGCTGCATCGTCCCAAAGCGATTCTTGAAGTGGGTACGGCAATTGGCTATTCCACCATTTGGCTTGCAGAAGCTGCACCGGAAGCGCGAATTGTCACGATGGACATAGATGAAGATCGATTGGTGAGAGCACGGGCAAATATAAAAGAAGCAGGATGTGCAGACCGTGTAGAAATTCTTTCACGTGATGCCACTTTAGGGCTGCCGGAGTCGTATCAATTTGACTGCTTGTTTATCGATGCGGCCAAAGGTCAGTATCGAGTATTCCTCGATTTGTATCTACCGCTTCTTCGTGAAGGCGGTTTGGTAATCAGCGACAATGTCCTGTTCCGAGGACTGGTGGCGACCCCTGAAGAAGCGGGCAAGCGCCAGCGTCCAATGGTGGACAAGCTGCTTTCTTATAATTCACACCTGATGGAGCGTCCTGATCTGGAAACGACATTTATTCCAGTTGGAGACGGGCTGGCCATCAGTATGAAAAAGAAGTAA
- the mltG gene encoding endolytic transglycosylase MltG: MKPMSAKPDFNPGRPVTHRRRRGGRIVMWLVALLLLIILAAGGASWYVYQQLQPVAGEQTVKNVAIPSGSSVQKIGLLLEEQGLIRNADVFNYYVKYKGVAPKLKAGEYQFTTGQAIDEILTAMVEGNTVINANRFTIPEGWNVEQIADHLDKEGVVEKAAFLKEVNEGAFPDYPFVAAIPKHADRKHRLEGYLFPETYEVDKDATAHDVVSRMLAQFQKEWKQEWTEQLKQHDLTLDEAVNLASIVEREVTVDKERPLVAGVYYNRIRDKWPLQADATVQFVLGKQRDRLTFEDLKVKSPYNTYTNPGLPPGPIASPGRASLEAVVNPAKHDYFFYVTKKDGTSEHYFSKTLQEHEANDKKSRGN, from the coding sequence TTGAAACCAATGTCAGCGAAGCCTGATTTTAACCCCGGCCGCCCAGTGACACATCGACGCAGACGCGGCGGACGAATTGTGATGTGGCTGGTTGCCTTATTGTTGTTGATCATTTTGGCAGCGGGGGGAGCATCGTGGTACGTGTACCAGCAATTACAGCCGGTTGCAGGTGAACAGACGGTGAAGAACGTGGCGATTCCGTCCGGTTCCTCCGTACAAAAAATCGGTCTACTACTGGAAGAACAAGGTCTGATCCGAAATGCCGATGTATTTAATTACTACGTGAAGTATAAAGGCGTGGCCCCTAAACTTAAGGCGGGAGAATACCAATTTACGACTGGCCAAGCTATCGACGAGATACTAACTGCCATGGTAGAAGGAAATACGGTGATCAATGCAAACCGATTTACGATCCCAGAAGGCTGGAATGTCGAACAGATCGCCGATCATCTCGACAAAGAAGGCGTTGTAGAGAAGGCGGCATTCTTAAAAGAAGTAAATGAAGGTGCATTTCCCGACTATCCTTTTGTCGCAGCCATACCAAAGCATGCAGACCGAAAACACCGTTTGGAAGGGTATCTCTTCCCGGAAACGTATGAAGTGGACAAAGACGCTACAGCACATGATGTCGTCTCGCGTATGCTGGCTCAATTCCAAAAGGAATGGAAGCAAGAGTGGACAGAGCAACTGAAGCAGCATGATTTAACACTGGATGAAGCCGTTAATCTCGCATCGATCGTTGAGCGTGAAGTAACAGTAGACAAGGAGCGTCCACTTGTAGCAGGCGTATACTACAATCGGATTCGCGACAAGTGGCCTTTGCAGGCTGATGCTACTGTCCAATTTGTTCTCGGCAAACAACGAGACCGTCTGACCTTCGAGGACCTAAAAGTAAAAAGCCCGTACAACACGTACACGAATCCTGGATTGCCGCCGGGGCCGATTGCCAGCCCAGGCAGAGCTTCACTTGAAGCCGTCGTCAATCCGGCTAAACACGATTACTTTTTCTACGTGACGAAAAAAGACGGAACGTCCGAGCATTACTTTTCCAAAACACTGCAAGAGCATGAAGCAAATGATAAGAAAAGCAGGGGAAACTAA
- a CDS encoding DUF1292 domain-containing protein, whose translation MSEEMMEEFEVGDVIALTEEGTEEPRDFRIMYIFDIEDRSYLVLVPVDQEEEEEYEVHFLRYDGTDMLQPIEDDEEWEQVEATFETLIADLEKDGI comes from the coding sequence ATGAGTGAAGAAATGATGGAAGAGTTCGAAGTGGGCGATGTGATCGCGCTGACGGAAGAAGGTACCGAGGAACCGCGAGATTTTCGTATCATGTACATTTTTGACATTGAAGACCGCAGCTATTTGGTGCTTGTACCAGTAGATCAGGAAGAGGAAGAAGAGTACGAGGTTCACTTCCTGCGTTATGACGGTACAGACATGCTCCAGCCAATCGAGGATGATGAAGAGTGGGAGCAAGTAGAAGCTACCTTCGAAACTTTGATTGCTGATTTGGAGAAAGACGGAATTTAA
- the ruvX gene encoding Holliday junction resolvase RuvX, translating to MTRLMGLDVGDKTIGVAVSDELGWTAQGVETIKRQSKEKDFARLSELVSEYQIGAFVVGLPKNMNGTIGPRAEMCQAFGKLLEERTSLPVHMWDERLTTMAAERMLISADVSRQKRKTVIDKMAATLILQGYLDAKSR from the coding sequence ATGACACGATTGATGGGGTTGGATGTAGGCGACAAGACGATTGGAGTGGCTGTCAGCGATGAGCTGGGATGGACTGCGCAAGGAGTAGAGACCATCAAGCGACAATCCAAGGAAAAGGATTTTGCGCGCCTGAGCGAATTAGTTTCGGAGTATCAAATTGGGGCTTTCGTCGTTGGTTTGCCCAAAAACATGAACGGAACCATAGGCCCGCGTGCTGAAATGTGTCAAGCATTTGGCAAGCTTTTGGAGGAACGCACGTCTCTTCCTGTCCACATGTGGGACGAACGCTTGACGACGATGGCGGCAGAGCGTATGCTGATCTCCGCTGATGTCAGCCGTCAAAAGCGAAAGACAGTGATAGATAAAATGGCGGCCACTTTAATCCTCCAAGGATATTTGGACGCGAAATCGAGGTGA
- a CDS encoding IreB family regulatory phosphoprotein — protein sequence MSSLDNTMKFTVPKEANAADVQETLTEVYKALQEKGYNPIVQIVGYLLSGDPAFIPRHNNARSLIGKLERDKIIEELVTVYLSERK from the coding sequence GTGAGTTCGTTGGATAATACCATGAAATTCACGGTGCCCAAGGAAGCGAATGCTGCGGATGTGCAAGAAACATTGACAGAGGTGTACAAAGCCCTGCAGGAAAAAGGATACAACCCGATCGTCCAGATCGTCGGTTACTTGCTTTCTGGCGACCCGGCGTTTATCCCACGCCACAACAACGCGCGGAGCCTGATCGGCAAATTGGAACGGGACAAAATCATAGAAGAGTTGGTGACCGTTTACTTGTCAGAGCGCAAGTAG
- the alaS gene encoding alanine--tRNA ligase, whose protein sequence is MKKLTGNQIRQMFLDFFVEKGHRIEPSAPLVPIDDPSLLWINSGVATLKKYFDGRIIPDNPRITNSQKSIRTNDIENVGRTARHHTFFEMLGNFSIGEYFKEEAIEWAWEFLTSPKWIGFDPELLSVTIHPEDEEAFELWSKKIGVPEERIIRLEGNFWDIGEGPSGPNTEIFYDRGEAFGNDPNDPELYPGGENERYLEVWNLVFSQFNHNPDGTYTPLPKKNIDTGMGLERMASVIQGVDNNFETDLLFPLIEKTTEISGVNYKTSPEMDVALKVIADHARTVVFAIGDGALPSNEGRGYVIRRLLRRAVRMGKKLGVEKPFLYSLTETVGTMMGEFYPEVVQKRAFIEKVIRAEEERFHETLNDGLAILSDMVKAAKESGKTQLSGQDVFKMYDTYGFPVDLTEDFADEQGLTVDRDGFDQAMEEQRERARAARQDVDSMQIQGGPLSDLTVTSQFVGYTELVATGKVEAIILDNQLVEEAEEGQTVQLVLSQTPFYAESGGQINDEGFLISDVVKARVTDVQKGPMGQNVHSVIVEAGTLRKGDEVRAEVNRDARLAITQNHTATHLLHQALKDVLGTHVNQAGSLVAPERLRFDFTHISSITPEELERIEAIVNEKVWANLSVEISNKPLAEAKAMGAMALFGEKYGDVVRVVKVGEYSLELCGGCHVKNTAEIGLFKLVSESGIGAGTRRIEAVTGRGAYQFLNQQFTTLKEVAQALKAPVLAEAPARVEGLQQQLKDVQRENESLRAKLGNIEAASLTDKLQQVDGMNVLAARVSAVDMDNLRGMVDELKNKLGSAVIVLGAVDGDKVNLVAGVTKDLMDQGIHAGKIIKEVATRCGGGGGGRPDMAQAGGKDPSKLQEALDAVVDFVKSQAVAK, encoded by the coding sequence ATGAAGAAACTGACAGGCAATCAAATCCGCCAGATGTTCCTCGACTTTTTTGTAGAAAAAGGACATCGCATTGAGCCTAGCGCTCCATTGGTTCCAATCGACGATCCTTCCCTTCTGTGGATCAACAGTGGTGTGGCGACCCTCAAGAAATATTTTGACGGCCGCATCATCCCGGACAACCCGCGCATCACGAACTCGCAAAAGTCTATTCGTACCAACGATATTGAAAATGTGGGACGTACTGCTCGCCACCATACCTTTTTTGAAATGCTGGGTAACTTCTCCATTGGTGAGTACTTCAAGGAAGAAGCGATTGAATGGGCATGGGAGTTTTTGACGAGCCCAAAATGGATCGGTTTTGATCCTGAGTTGCTTTCCGTTACCATTCACCCAGAGGACGAAGAAGCATTTGAGCTGTGGAGCAAGAAAATCGGTGTTCCAGAAGAGCGAATCATCCGACTGGAGGGCAACTTCTGGGATATCGGAGAAGGCCCGAGCGGACCGAACACGGAAATTTTCTATGACCGTGGAGAAGCATTCGGCAACGACCCGAACGACCCTGAGCTGTACCCAGGTGGGGAGAACGAGCGTTATCTGGAAGTCTGGAACTTGGTATTCTCCCAGTTCAACCACAATCCAGACGGTACCTATACGCCGCTGCCTAAGAAGAACATCGATACGGGGATGGGTCTTGAGCGCATGGCGTCTGTCATCCAGGGCGTAGACAACAACTTTGAGACAGACTTGCTGTTCCCGCTGATCGAAAAGACCACGGAAATCTCCGGTGTGAACTATAAAACAAGCCCTGAGATGGATGTAGCCCTGAAGGTTATCGCTGACCATGCACGTACGGTTGTGTTTGCGATCGGTGACGGTGCGCTTCCATCCAATGAAGGACGTGGCTATGTCATTCGCCGTCTGCTTCGCCGTGCCGTACGTATGGGGAAAAAGCTGGGCGTAGAGAAGCCATTCCTGTACAGTTTGACTGAGACAGTAGGCACGATGATGGGCGAATTCTATCCAGAAGTTGTCCAAAAGCGTGCGTTTATCGAAAAAGTCATTCGTGCCGAGGAAGAGCGTTTCCACGAGACACTGAACGACGGTCTGGCGATCCTGTCTGACATGGTGAAGGCCGCAAAAGAAAGCGGAAAAACACAACTGTCTGGTCAAGATGTGTTCAAAATGTACGATACGTATGGATTCCCTGTTGACTTGACAGAAGACTTCGCAGACGAGCAAGGGCTGACTGTCGATCGCGATGGCTTTGATCAAGCGATGGAAGAACAGCGTGAGCGTGCACGTGCAGCACGTCAAGATGTAGACAGCATGCAAATCCAAGGTGGTCCATTGTCTGATTTGACGGTTACGAGCCAATTTGTTGGTTATACTGAATTGGTAGCAACAGGTAAAGTTGAAGCGATTATTTTGGACAACCAGCTGGTAGAAGAAGCAGAAGAAGGTCAAACCGTACAACTCGTTCTGAGCCAAACTCCTTTCTATGCAGAAAGCGGCGGTCAGATCAATGACGAAGGTTTCCTGATTTCTGATGTCGTGAAAGCACGTGTGACAGATGTACAAAAAGGACCAATGGGTCAAAATGTACATTCCGTCATCGTCGAAGCAGGTACCCTGCGCAAAGGCGATGAGGTTCGCGCGGAAGTGAACCGTGATGCACGTCTGGCTATCACGCAAAACCATACAGCGACTCACTTGCTGCATCAAGCACTCAAGGATGTTCTGGGAACGCATGTCAATCAGGCAGGTTCCTTGGTAGCACCAGAGCGTCTCCGTTTTGACTTCACTCACATTAGCTCCATTACTCCAGAAGAGCTGGAGCGTATCGAAGCGATCGTGAATGAAAAAGTATGGGCAAACCTGAGTGTCGAGATCTCCAACAAACCATTGGCTGAGGCAAAAGCGATGGGCGCAATGGCGTTGTTCGGTGAAAAATACGGCGACGTTGTACGCGTTGTAAAAGTGGGCGAATACAGCCTGGAGCTGTGCGGCGGATGCCATGTGAAAAATACCGCGGAAATCGGCTTGTTCAAGCTGGTTAGCGAGAGTGGTATCGGTGCAGGTACACGCCGAATCGAAGCGGTAACAGGACGCGGAGCTTACCAGTTCTTGAACCAGCAGTTCACTACGCTCAAAGAAGTGGCGCAAGCACTCAAAGCACCAGTACTGGCAGAAGCACCTGCACGTGTAGAAGGTCTGCAACAACAATTGAAAGACGTACAGCGCGAAAACGAGTCCCTGCGTGCAAAGCTGGGGAACATCGAGGCAGCGTCTTTGACGGATAAACTCCAACAAGTAGACGGTATGAATGTACTCGCTGCACGTGTTTCCGCTGTCGATATGGACAATCTGCGCGGCATGGTGGATGAGCTGAAAAACAAACTCGGTTCTGCTGTTATTGTGTTGGGTGCGGTCGATGGCGACAAGGTGAACCTCGTTGCAGGTGTAACCAAAGATCTCATGGATCAAGGCATTCACGCTGGCAAGATCATCAAGGAAGTTGCAACTCGTTGCGGTGGCGGCGGTGGTGGACGTCCTGATATGGCACAAGCCGGCGGTAAGGACCCATCCAAGCTGCAAGAAGCACTGGATGCAGTGGTTGACTTCGTAAAGAGTCAAGCAGTAGCGAAATAG
- a CDS encoding AI-2E family transporter gives MDELRRSRLFAAAVWLIALLVIGNLLWLLRPVLSQLFSLIKEVLVPVILGLVIAYLLHPIVQLLEKRRVPRLMAVLLIYGSFVLVITIAIINAIPIFTKQLVELSDDIPRLMDWYYTWMSEWEARKYFLPDSISRGVDRVIIQSNEGMSHSVAKLVENARHSMGKLFAFAIVPFIAFYFLKDMKQLHETGMSIVPKAYRKQVLIVLRDINESLGKYIHGQMIVALIVGVFAYLGYWWIGMPYPFVLAAFVCLTNIIPYIGPLIGAAPAVVIAITISTKTLLLVIVVNLIIQIVEGNILSPNIVGRSLHLHPLLIIMALLVGETVGGIIGLIVAVPILVVCKVIVSRIAVMMHES, from the coding sequence GTGGATGAACTTCGGCGAAGTCGTCTATTTGCTGCTGCTGTTTGGCTCATCGCACTTTTGGTCATCGGCAATCTGCTTTGGCTGCTCCGACCAGTCCTGTCACAGTTGTTTTCGCTCATAAAGGAAGTGCTTGTTCCCGTCATATTGGGACTCGTCATCGCCTACTTGCTCCATCCGATCGTGCAATTGCTGGAAAAAAGAAGGGTTCCGCGCTTAATGGCAGTCCTGCTCATTTATGGATCATTTGTATTGGTGATTACCATTGCGATCATTAACGCCATCCCTATTTTTACAAAACAATTGGTGGAGCTGTCAGACGATATTCCCCGCCTGATGGATTGGTACTATACATGGATGAGTGAGTGGGAGGCACGAAAATATTTCTTGCCGGATAGCATCTCGAGGGGTGTAGACCGGGTGATCATCCAGTCGAATGAGGGGATGTCTCATTCAGTAGCGAAACTCGTAGAAAACGCTCGTCATTCAATGGGAAAGCTGTTTGCTTTTGCTATCGTGCCGTTTATCGCTTTTTACTTTTTGAAGGATATGAAGCAACTGCATGAGACGGGGATGTCGATTGTTCCAAAGGCTTATCGGAAGCAAGTTCTGATTGTCCTGCGGGATATTAATGAATCCTTGGGTAAATACATACATGGACAAATGATTGTGGCCCTGATCGTAGGTGTTTTCGCATACTTGGGCTACTGGTGGATCGGTATGCCGTATCCTTTTGTGCTGGCTGCATTCGTTTGTCTCACCAACATCATTCCGTACATCGGACCCTTGATTGGGGCGGCACCGGCAGTTGTGATCGCGATTACGATTTCCACCAAGACACTATTACTCGTTATCGTGGTCAATCTCATCATTCAAATCGTGGAAGGGAACATTTTGTCCCCAAACATCGTTGGTCGTTCTTTGCATTTGCACCCGCTTCTCATTATCATGGCTCTGCTGGTAGGGGAGACTGTAGGGGGGATCATCGGGCTTATCGTTGCTGTCCCGATTCTTGTCGTTTGCAAAGTGATCGTCAGCCGAATCGCTGTCATGATGCATGAAAGTTGA